A region from the Mycoplasmopsis phocirhinis genome encodes:
- the dnaN gene encoding DNA polymerase III subunit beta — protein MKFHINKKVFDEALEVVSKYVDPISTFYSFRAIYINLSENFITLKAANDSTSIVKKLVVDDTNIKVEQTGEFLIQANVFKNIIKKLSGFITISKSGNNLLDIQEGNSRYQITTLNSSTFPITDNLLNTKQIEIDTNEFKKAIKSVNHASSQDNNLIYKCVNIKNKNGFINFTATDSYRLALYQMKNDLILDDKMDISIVAKDLKDIVGIDAPKKITFFYNDIKVGVKYNNTTIISRIVSLNFKDTEPLFNEMKIKHAIQIEKNELNDLLNKIWIANGDKQNRIELKVNNSLLQITNNISEIGLSTAKTEKFKFKGTNFDLDLNYVFLKDAISVFDGEISILIDESMKKILIISNSNTFSKQLITPLRR, from the coding sequence ATGAAATTTCACATAAATAAAAAAGTTTTTGATGAGGCTTTAGAAGTAGTTTCAAAATATGTAGATCCTATAAGTACTTTTTATAGCTTTCGCGCGATATATATTAATTTAAGCGAAAATTTTATTACATTAAAAGCTGCTAACGATTCAACAAGTATAGTAAAAAAATTAGTTGTTGATGACACTAATATTAAAGTTGAGCAAACAGGCGAATTTTTAATACAAGCAAATGTTTTTAAAAACATTATTAAAAAACTTTCTGGTTTTATTACAATTTCGAAATCTGGTAATAATTTATTAGATATACAAGAAGGTAATTCCAGATATCAAATAACAACTCTTAATTCTTCTACTTTTCCTATTACTGATAATTTATTAAATACAAAGCAAATTGAAATAGATACAAATGAATTTAAAAAAGCAATTAAATCAGTTAATCACGCTTCAAGTCAAGATAACAATTTAATTTATAAATGTGTTAATATAAAAAATAAAAACGGTTTTATTAATTTTACAGCAACTGATTCATATAGGCTTGCGTTATACCAAATGAAAAATGATTTAATTTTAGATGATAAAATGGATATTTCTATAGTCGCAAAAGATTTAAAAGATATTGTTGGAATTGACGCTCCTAAAAAAATTACATTTTTTTATAATGATATAAAAGTTGGTGTTAAATATAACAACACCACAATAATTTCAAGGATAGTATCTTTAAATTTTAAAGATACAGAACCATTGTTTAATGAAATGAAAATAAAGCACGCTATTCAAATTGAAAAAAACGAATTAAATGATTTATTAAATAAAATATGAATTGCTAATGGAGATAAACAAAACAGAATTGAACTAAAAGTAAATAACTCTTTATTGCAAATTACAAATAACATTAGCGAAATTGGTTTATCAACCGCTAAAACTGAAAAATTTAAGTTTAAAGGAACAAATTTTGATTTAGATTTAAACTATGTATTTTTAAAAGATGCGATTTCGGTTTTTGATGGTGAAATTTCAATTCTTATAGATGAAAGTATGAAAAAAATTTTAATAATTTCAAATTCAAACACATTTTCAAAACAACTTATAACACCACTTAGAAGATAA
- a CDS encoding PQ-loop domain-containing transporter yields the protein MKGKMTLLKLFRLDHQHPISAWFAFLFGVLSVILTLSVGIPQLVHLIKTKKTQKETKFYSFWMFFTGVIGWMILGALDTNQTKMSATMFANLISAFILSTTIYFSYKYSEIKKRKKFALKALIISLIVSAIAASISIWGYVKNIHMPVKLMAVLILIFPMLTSFSFLPGAIKSLEEKKFGGMSKVMLYTLLLLNLMWLGYWIFLGINRGDFDSNILTSIVWQSISISIYISQVYLMILNRRKYNKL from the coding sequence TTGAAAGGAAAAATGACTTTATTAAAATTATTTAGACTTGATCATCAGCACCCTATATCTGCTTGGTTTGCTTTTTTATTTGGTGTTTTATCAGTTATTTTAACATTATCTGTTGGTATTCCACAATTAGTTCATTTAATTAAAACCAAAAAAACTCAAAAAGAAACAAAATTTTACTCATTTTGAATGTTTTTTACTGGTGTTATAGGTTGAATGATACTTGGCGCACTCGACACAAATCAAACTAAAATGAGCGCAACTATGTTCGCTAATTTAATATCTGCTTTTATATTATCTACAACCATTTATTTTTCTTATAAATATAGCGAAATTAAAAAAAGAAAAAAATTTGCTTTAAAAGCGTTAATTATTTCATTAATTGTTTCGGCTATAGCAGCCTCTATTTCAATTTGAGGATATGTAAAAAATATACATATGCCAGTAAAATTAATGGCAGTTTTAATTCTAATTTTTCCAATGCTCACGTCATTTAGTTTTCTTCCAGGAGCTATTAAATCATTAGAAGAAAAAAAATTCGGTGGAATGTCAAAAGTGATGCTTTATACTTTATTATTATTAAATTTAATGTGATTAGGTTATTGAATATTTTTAGGCATAAACAGAGGCGATTTTGATTCAAACATTTTAACAAGCATTGTTTGACAATCGATATCTATATCTATTTATATTTCACAAGTTTATTTAATGATACTCAACAGACGCAAATATAATAAATTGTAA
- a CDS encoding RNA-binding S4 domain-containing protein encodes MIKKIYINTEFITLGQLLKLTGLINNGGEAKDFIELNKINIRINGKTPQGRGSKIYPEMAVSIISTIYLIKKRHS; translated from the coding sequence ATGATTAAAAAGATATACATAAACACTGAATTTATTACGTTAGGTCAATTACTTAAATTAACAGGTTTAATAAACAACGGAGGAGAGGCTAAAGATTTTATAGAATTAAACAAAATAAATATCAGGATAAATGGAAAAACTCCACAAGGACGAGGAAGCAAAATTTATCCAGAAATGGCTGTAAGTATTATTTCAACAATTTATTTAATAAAAAAACGCCATAGTTAA